In Dethiosulfovibrio peptidovorans, the genomic window CCTCGTCCCATGTCAAGATCACGTCAAATTTTGAATAAGTGACGGGAGACCAATTTTCCGGCATCACGACCTCGGACTCAAAAACCATCAAAAATTTTTTTGCACTCGGATCCCTTTTATGTACCTTGCGATAGACGGCCCCATCATAATTCATAAAAAGATACCCATAGGGTTTCGTGCTCTCTCGTATATTTTTGTAATAGACAGGGCTGATGCCGCATGAAGAGATCCTCTCCAGCAAAAATTTCCACGGTCCCAGAGAGTTATCTGGATCAACTTTAGAATATAGAAGCCTCTTATCGCACAGATCTTCAGAGCCGACAAGCCCGAGCACCTTCCCCATAATAAAGCCACACCCTAACTTATCAGAATATTTTTAATTAAACTATTCATAAAAGCATCACCGCTAAATAAGGCCGACTTTTGGCTAGCCAGAAAAGAAACAGCTGCATCAAGGTACTCTTTATGGCGCGTCTCATCCATCGAGGAAATAAAGCTGTACAGATCCCCGACAGAGTCAAAGCGACTGGCGTCTATAAAGGTCTCCTCGGGAATCAGAGACGATACCTCGTCCCAACCCCAATATATTGGGACGATACCACCGGAGAAAGAGTCAAATATTTTTTCAGTGATATAACCGGGGACATCCTTCATGTTTTCGTAGCAAAAATTGAATTTATACTCACAAAGAGCCTCCTCTTTGGAGGAGAGTAACCCTTTATAAATCGAATAGTCCTTGATTCTGACTGGATATTGATCCCTGATCCTCCTGATTCTATTTTTAAAGAGCTCTTTTACCTTCTTCCGTACACTCAAATTCCATCCAGTACCATAAAGGTCGAGATCGGCAGAACGGTTGGCCTCAAACCAATCCAAGACCCTCCTCCTCTCTGAGTAGAGCTCCTTCCTGGACTTATTTTTCTTATTCCCGGCAACCATAATACACATTTTCTTGTCTTGAAAAGAGAGTCCTGAAGGCCTCGGCAAAGTGAGTTTGTTCGGCCAATAGTATCGTACGAACCTGTCTCCCTTAAGCTCTGGGTTCCAGGTAAAAATTTTTTCAAAAAAGCTGTAGTTCGATTCTTTCCCATTATCAGGGACAATTTGAGGGCATTCTGTCAAAACCAGATATTTCTGATGGGGACCGTTCAGGATCTCCTTAAAGCAGGGCCTCTTTTTATCTGGCATGTCGAAGAAGAGTATCTTTTGAAAGCCCAACAGAGAATCCGTTTCAGGATCAGGAGCGGATAAAGACCATCCATGTCTTGCCATTCTCTCTTTAAGTTCACAAAAATAAAAACCCCAGCTATTGCCTAAAGGAAAGTTTTTCATCCAGTCATAGTCAAATATTTTTTCATTGCCATAATACACGTTTCCATATGCAAAAAGAGCAATCTTTTTCATTGTACGTTGTCCCCATGTACGTCTATACGCACAATATCGTCCTCCCCAAGGTATGCGCCGTTTTGGACCTCTATGACCTCCAGGGGGATCCGGCCAGGGTTGCTCAGTCTGTGGAGTTGTTTTTTTTCTATGAACGTGCTTTCCCCTTCGCGGAGATAGAGGGTTTCTTCCCCTCGCGTGACCTGGGCAATTCCCCGAACGACGACCCAATGCTCCGTCCTGTGATAGTGATACTGGAGACTCAGGGATTTTCCCGGAAAGACGGTCAACCTTTTGACCTTGACCCCATCTCCCTCGTGGAGTATGCGATATTCTCCCCACCTTCGAGCGGCTTCCGGGGTCTGCCACAGTTCCCGACGCTCATCCTTTTTCAGTCTAGCGACGATTTCCCGAACATCCTGAGATCGTCCTCTGGGCGATATGTACAGGGCATCGGCTGTGTCCACCACCGAGAGGTCGTGGGTCCCCACAAGGGTCACCAGTCTCCGATCACCACGTACAAGACATCCCGAGCTGTCCTGAAGGAGGACGTCTCCCATGACAGCGTTGCCCTCGGCGTCCTTGGGGCTCCGATCATACACGGCGTCCCAGCTCCCCAGATCCGACCATCCAGCGTCCAATGGCACCACGGCCACGTTAGTCGCTTTCTCCATGACGCCATAGTCCAGAGACAGAGAGGGAAAATCACGGAAGGCATCTGAAACGGCCTTGCTTCCTCCCTCCATAGCAGCGAAGATGGAGGGCAGAAATTCTCTGAAGGCCTCTATCATGTCACCCAAACGGAAGAGGAAGATCCCAGCGTTCCACAGATAGGTTCCCTGTCTCAGGTACACCTCTGCCGTCTTCCGGTCCGGCTTTTCGACAAACCGTCGTACATCTCGCCAACCGTCGTGCTCATCGCCGCTTTGGATATAGCCGTATCCGGTCTCGGGGCTATCGGGAACCACACCGAAGGTGACCAGTTTCCCTCGATGCAGAGCTTTAAGACCAATCTGAACGGCTCTGTAAAAAGCGGCCTCGTCATCCATGACGTGGTCGCTGGGGCAAAGCACTATCGGGGTGTGATCGTCAGCGCCCTTTTCAACCAGACGAGCCAGTCCAAGGGCAACGGCAGGAGCTGTATTTCGCCCCACCGGTTCGACAATCAGGATGTCTCCAATTAAACCGACTTCGCTGGCCTGGTAGTTAATCTGGCTATCCCACCGCTCTCCACTGACCACGATGATTTGGTCTCCGCAGAGGGGAAAAAGCCGCCTTACAGTAATCTGGAACAAGGTGAGTTCTCCAGTAAGCCGCAAAAACTGCTTCGGCACCTCATCCCGGGAGAGAGGCCAGAGCCGGGTTCCTCCTCCTCCGGCAAGAACGAGCCCCTGAAGTGACGTCACGCCTGGCCTCCCAGACAGCCTTCCAGAAAGGTCAGCTCTTCGTCGTCATAGTCTGGATGGTTGCCGCAGTAGAGGCCGCAATCGTGGATAAAGTCGGCCTCCGGGAGGTCCCGAAGGACCGAGGCATATCGACGATAGAAGGGCTGTCTTTGGATGTTCCCGGCAATAAGAGGACGAATTTCGACACCGGCGGCAGACAGCTTATCGGCGTAGGTCCGTCGAAGATCGGGAGTTCGACAGAGGATGGGGACAGCGAAATTGGAGATCCGGCTCAGATGATCTCGCCTCACCGTCAGGAGGTCGGAGTTTTGGGCCATGGCCTCCTCCATTCGAAGATACGCCCGTTCTCTCCGAACAATGGACAACGGCAGGTAGGAGAGTTGACGACGCCCTAAAAAACCTGTGATCTCCGTTGGACGAAGATTATACCCCAGGTCGTAGAAGGTGTATTTAGCGTCCAACTCGGAGTCGACGCCGTATTGCCCTCGGAGGGTTTGTTTTTCGTCGTCCGTGAGGTTCCGATCCCAGCCGTTGGCTCGGACGAGTTTGAGCATGGCAGCCAGGTCGGGATCGTCGGTGCAGACCATTCCCCCCTCCACCGTGGACATGTGATGGGAGACAAAGAAGGAAAAAGAGCTTCCCAGCCCGAAATTGCCCAGTTTGGTGCCTTTCAGCTCCGATCCCAGGGATTCACAGTTATCCTCGAGGAGGAGAAGCCTCCTGTCCTCGCAGATGTCCCGGATCCGATCCAGATCACCGGCAAAACCCAGAGCGTTAGTTATGAAGAGAGCCTTCAGATCCAGTTTGTCCATACATCTCTCAACATCCCGAGAGTCCACGTTCAGGGTATCCCTGGAGCAGTCAAGAGCCACAGGCACCATGCCAAGCTGAACGATGGGCATGATGTTGGTGGACCAGGTGACAGCCGAGAAGCCGATCCGATCCCCATTTTTCAGCTTCCTCTCGTTTTTCAGGGCCTGGAGAAGAGCCAGGTTGGCACTCCCACCACTGTTGAAGAGAACAGCGTGGCTCCGCCCCTGGTACCGGGCAAAATCGCTCTCGAAGGCTCGACATTGGGTTCCCATACTGAAGATGTCGGCCTGTTCCACAAAGCGGGCCAGAGCGTTTTTCGTCTCTTGTTCGTGCAAAAAGGTGTTTTTCACCAAGGGGATTCGATACACCTATTGTCTCTCCTCTCTCTGACAGTACAGGCTCACCATCTCGACAACACCCCGAGCCAGGTCATATTTGGGACTGAAGCCGAGTTTCCGCAAGATGGAGACGTCCAAACATTTTCTGGGCATGCCGTCGGGCATGGAGGAATCCCAGAGGATATCCCCATGATACCCTGCCGCCTTTCGGACGGTCTCCGCCAGCTGGGCAATGGTGACGTCCTCTCCACTGCCCACGTTCACGATACCCGGTCCCTCCCACCGGTCCATGAGAAGCATGACCGCCTCTGCCATGTCGTCCACATGGAGAAATTCCCGTCGAGCTTGTCCTGTTCCCCACAGGGTTACGGTCGGGGCGCCTTTTTTCTTTGCCTCGACGAAGCGTCTGACCAGGGCGGCGATGACGTGCGCGTTTTCCGGGTCAAAGCTATCCCCCGGACCATACAGATTACAGGGCATAACACATAGCCCACTGATTCCATACTGTTGTACAAGATATTGAACCAATCGGAGACCAGCGATCTTCGCCAGTGCGTAGCCTTCGTTGGTGGGCTCCAGAGATCCCGTAAGTAAAAAATCCTCTTTCATCGGCTGAGGGCATTCTCTGGGGTATATGCATGAACTCCCCAAGAAGACCAGTTTTTTCACGCCGTTTTTGGCCGCTCCGTTGATGACGTTGTTCTGGATTTGGAGGTTTTCATATAAAAACCCATACGGATCGGCAACGTTGGCCCCAATGCCTCCCACTCTGGCCGCTGCAAGGACAACCACCTCGGGCCGGTTTTCGATAAAAAAATTTTCCGTCGCTTTCTGATCCAGCAAATCCAGTTCACGACGGGTTCTCGTCAGTATATCCCTGATTCCCCGATCTTTCAGGGCACGAACGATGGCACTTCCTGCCATACCCCTGTGACCGGCTACGTAGATTTTTTTCATGAGTTGGATCACTTCCAAAATTTTGGTTCAGCATCGGGATCTTTATTGCTCTGTATTTTAGGATGAGGATCGATGGACCTCAGGCTTTTTTTAAGAACCTGATAAAAACGAGCTCCATCAATTACAGGAGGGAAAAGACGACTTGGATTTTGAGGTTGTTCCAGATGAAAAATAACCCGTATTTTTTTAGCGCCTAAACACTTCTTTGCCATCTTTTTTTCCTCGAAATTATTCGCATTCAAAGAGGCAGGAAGAAGGGCCGACAGGGTTCCCAGAACCTTATTTATGATGACATCCTGAATTGGCACATCGTCTTTCCTGCGATGAAATCGGTAGTCCTTGACCTCGATCAAATAGAGCGTTCTGCCCGGACTCAACGCGATCAGATCCAGAGCTTTGATACCATTCTTCATCTTTGAAAAATGTTTCCTGTAAAATTTCCAGTCGTCGAATTTTGAGACCTTCCAGTCATCAGGAAATTCAAAGCTCAGAGAGTCCACCTGATATCGTGTCATGACTCTTCCTGCCAATCCTCTGAAAGATAACGATTCGACTGGTCAACATTCTCATCAAGGGAGACCAGATGTTCTATATCGTCGATTGAATCTCCCTGTTCTACAACCACACCACTCTCTTCTCCGTGCAAGCCTATAAACCTGACAGGGAGTTTTTTATAAGCATTTTTTTGCAACGCCAATTCTCTGAGCAGAAAAAGGTCGTGAGTTGCCATGAAAACCTGCACACCATACTTACATAGATTCAGGGTTGTCTTAACGATCAACTTTACCAACCTGGGATTGAGGTTCGCTTCCGGCTCGTCCCAAAAAAGGCAGCTATTTTTCCTGAGGCCACCGGATGCCACCAGATGAGCGACCATTGCAAGTTTTCTGTGCCCTTCCGCAACAAGATGGATCTCCATCTTGCCGTCTTTTTTTTGAATGTAGAAGCGTCCGTCCGAAACGATGAGTTTTCCCGACATCCCTTTCTCCAGGGGATCCAGAATTCCCCGCATGAACGCATTCCTGGGACCCTTCATGAGAGGAGTACCCAACAACAGACACGTATCCCTCCAGGTCTCTTCAAATTCCAGGTAATGCCTTTCGTACGTTGACACGAAATTGGGGTACAGGGACATCAGTTCTCTTGTAGGGAAAAAGAGTGGCTCCGTATCGCTCCACGATAAAGGAGCCTTCTCGACCGAGACTTCTGTTTTACTGTTTGATGCAAAGCCACACGAGAGATCGCAAGAAGAATTCGTGAACCGAAGCGAGATATCGCATCTGGCTCTGCCCTGACGACGTCGGGTCAACCTTCCCAAATTTTCGGGTCGAAAAACACCCACCAATTTTTCAGCAATAGCCATCTGGAGGTATTTTTTAGACGGGGCTTCTCCCTTGAACTTACGTCTTCCCTCGGCCAGTACAGCCGAAAGGCTATAAGCGACCTTAAGAAGGTGGCTTTTACCAGTCCCGTTCATACCAACGACAACGTTCAATTTAGGGGAAAAATCAATCTGTGCTTCGGAGAAAACGGTGAGATTTTTTATGGTAAGTCCTTTAAGCACAACAACTCCCTCCTTCAGGCTACATCATGTGAGCTCTTCTATAGCAGGACAGATCGTATAGCCGGCATCTCGACAGAGTATGTCTTTCTGAAAGAGGTCCAGATCATGAGAGACCATTTCCGCCACGAGGTCCTCGAAGGAAACTTTTCTCTTCCAGCCCAATTTTTCTCTGGCTTTGCTTGGATCCCCCAGAAGGAGCTCGACCTCGGTAGGCCGAAAGTACCGGGGATCGACCTCGACCAAGGTCTCCCCTGTCTCGGAGTTCAGTCCTTTTTCGTCGACACCGGTACCACTCCAGGTCAGGTGTATTCCGGTCTTTTCGAAGGCAAGGTTCACAAATTCCCGAACTGAGTGAGTTTCCCCCGTGGCGATGACGAAGTCATCCGGTTCATCCTGTTGCAGCATAAACCACATAGCCTCGACGTAGTCTCGGGCATGTCCCCAGTCCCGCTTAGCATCCAGGTTACCCAGGTACAGTTTACTCTGAAGTCCAAGGGATATCCGGGCTGCCGCTCGAGTGATTTTTCTGGTGACGAAAGTCTCTCCCCGAAGGGGCGATTCATGGTTAAAGAGGATACCGTTGCAACCGTAGATACCGTAAGCCTCCCGATAGTTGACGGTGATCCAGTAGCCGTAGAGTTTGGCAGCTGCATAAGGACTTCTGGGGTAAAAGGGAGTTGACTCTCTTTGAGGAACCTCCTGGACTTTGCCATAGAGCTCACTCGTGGAGGCCTGATAGAAACGGGTGGAGTCCTCCAACCCGAGGATACGAATGCCTTCCAGGAGACGCAGGACACCCAAGCCGTCTCCGTTGGCCGTGTATTCCGGGGTCTCAAAGGAGACTTTCACGTGGCTCTGGGCCGCCAGGTTGTAGATTTCGTCAGGTTTGATCTCCTGAAGAAGCCGAACGATGTTGGACGAGTCGGTGAGATCACCGTAGTGAAGGACCAACCCTCGCCCCTCCTCGTGGGGATCTCGAAAAAGGTTGTCAATCCGTCCCGTGTTGAAGAGGGAGGAGCGTCTTTTCATCCCGTGAACTTCGTACCCCTTATCCAACAAGAATTTGGACAGGTACGCTCCGTCCTGACCGGTGATACCGGTAATGAGAGCTTTTTTCATCGTACAGAACCGCCTTTCCGTAGCGAGCAGACATTCTCGTAGAAATTCTGGACTCGATGGGCCATTTGAGAGATAGACGGGAGCACGTCACTTCGAGGTTCAAAAAAACACCCCGACGGTTTCTCCATATGGTCAAGAATAGCACGACGCCAAGCGCCTGCAGTCGGAGCGATCAACTCCTTGTCAGGATAAATCTCCCGAAAGGCCGGGATATCAGCGGCCAAAACAGGGGTTCCCACGGCCAGGGCAGTGAGGAGGACCAACCCTGCCCCCTCGCTCCTGGACGGCAGAAGACAGCAGTCGCATTGGGCCAGTTTTTCCGGCACGTCGTCGCAGTAGCCCGAGAAGGACACCCGTTTCTCCTGTCCTGAAGCAGTCACCAAAGACCGAAGTTCACCCTCCAAAGGCCCCTCTCCCACAATCTCCAAGGTCCACCGAGGATCCCTGGCCAAGTTTCGACAGAAGAGGGAGACCAAAAAATCCACTCCCTTGACCTTGGTCAGGCGACCAACGTACAGAAAACGAACCGGGCCATCTCCACTCCGAGGGGACCAGCGCACCCCAGGAATGGGGGTGCCATGGGGGATTACCTGAACCGTCGGAGGCAGCCAATCCGTGAGGTACTCCATCACAGTTCGAGAAACGCATACGGCCCCATGAGCCCGTTTGTAGGGGATGAGCCCTCGGTTGAGCGAGTACATGGCATGGGCCGTGACCACGAAAGGAACACCCGAAAGGGACGATGCCCACCAGGCCACCCATGCCGGCACCCTCGAGTGAGCATGGAGCACCTGCCATCCCTGAGAGCGAGCCTTCCATGCCAACCTTAAGGCGCAGATTCCACCGGTAAGGGGGTCTTTCCTGTGGACGGGAAGACAGACGTGCTCTACTCTGGAGGGGAGTTCGGAGACCATTCGGCCACCATGGGATATCACGGTGACGTCATGCCCTGCTCTGATCTGTTCCGAGGTCAGATCCACCACGTGACGTTCCACGCCCCCCACGTTCAACCCGGGAAGAAGATGAGCGATCCTCACCGCCAGTTCTCCAGGATCCACCGAGCTGCCCGACGGGCTTCGTTGAACTGAGGCGGCTCGGCGACAAAAGACTGAAGAAAAGAGCGCCAAGCTGCCACGTCAGAGGGCATCTCGGCGATAAGCCCCCTTTCGATAAACTGATCGATCATGCGGTCAAACCGAGGCGCCCCCCAAAGAGACCTCTCGGACAAAAGCCGCCACCCTACCAGGCGTTCCGTAAGCCCCTGGAGGATTCGCCGCCACCCTTTTTTTCGTCCCACTCGCAAAAGATACACATTGGTGCCGGCAGTGGCCGCCTCGGATATCATGGAGACCGAGTCCTCGGTACAAAAGATCTTCTGACAAGCTCCCAAGATACCAGGGACCGGGTTGTCGTCGCTCTGAGATGCTAAAAGAAGCATGGCCACCCGGTCGTTGCCCTGACAGAGAGCCTTCAGTCGGGCCTCGGTTGCGGGAGAGGTTCGGCGAGATGTCGTGATGTACAGAGAGACTTCCCGATCCTCGGCGATACGGAGCAACTCACCCACGATCCTATCGGTCCAGAGAGGGGACAGACGGTAGTTCTGGTCGTCTCCTCCCACGAGTACTCCCCACCGAACGTCATCTCCCGGGTAGTCGTTCAGCATTTCCTGAGCCTGATCGGCTAGGTTAGAACGGTTCACCGAGTTGGGAGCTCCCAGGGTCTCCAGGATTCTTCCGTTTTTGGTCCCATCGTGAGAGGGTACCACAGCATAATCGAAAGGAGAGGTCCCGAGTATGGACGGCGTCATAAGGGTACAACTCTTACCTCCCATGGCTCGAGCCAGGGCGAGGGTAAGAGGGGCGGCCGAGCTTCCGGCGGAGATGACCAAGCTCTCCTTACCGGAGACGCCTCGTTCGTCCAGAGCCATGCGATATCGACTCAAAAGCGTCTGAGCATCGCTCCCAGCAAAACGAAGCCACCGTCGCGCTTTAACGGAACCAGCTCTGAGCAGAGCTCTCCCCAGAACTTTAAGCACCCAAAACCGACGACAGCCCTTGTAGGACGGCACGTTCATCTCGACTGAGAACGCCCCACAGAGTTCCGCTAAGTGAGATGCGACCCCCCGGCTTTGAAAAAGGTGTCCCCGGATTCCATCGGAGAGGATGACAACAAGGGACGGACCTTTACTACCTGTCGTCATCGCTCCATCCTCCCAGTTCCGAGATCAGACGAGCTCGAAGGTTCATCAACGGCATGGCATGCCTTTCCGCGAGGAGTTTCAAGTCGTCGTACTCCAAGGTACGCTTGAGGAGCTGATCGCCCCAATATGATCGTTTCACCCGGACAGGACCCATAGAAGACTGAAAGACACCCTCATCCCGCCGAAGAATGTAGCGTTGTTCCCGTCGACATCGAAGACCGATAGACGTAGAGTAACGAAGGATGATCTCCGCCATGCCCTGTTCACCTTCGAGGGGGCCAATACAGGTAATTCGAACTCCGGGGCGTTGTTTTTTCATGATGACAGGGGTGAG contains:
- a CDS encoding ATP-binding protein produces the protein MLKGLTIKNLTVFSEAQIDFSPKLNVVVGMNGTGKSHLLKVAYSLSAVLAEGRRKFKGEAPSKKYLQMAIAEKLVGVFRPENLGRLTRRRQGRARCDISLRFTNSSCDLSCGFASNSKTEVSVEKAPLSWSDTEPLFFPTRELMSLYPNFVSTYERHYLEFEETWRDTCLLLGTPLMKGPRNAFMRGILDPLEKGMSGKLIVSDGRFYIQKKDGKMEIHLVAEGHRKLAMVAHLVASGGLRKNSCLFWDEPEANLNPRLVKLIVKTTLNLCKYGVQVFMATHDLFLLRELALQKNAYKKLPVRFIGLHGEESGVVVEQGDSIDDIEHLVSLDENVDQSNRYLSEDWQEES
- a CDS encoding mannose-1-phosphate guanylyltransferase/mannose-6-phosphate isomerase, encoding MTSLQGLVLAGGGGTRLWPLSRDEVPKQFLRLTGELTLFQITVRRLFPLCGDQIIVVSGERWDSQINYQASEVGLIGDILIVEPVGRNTAPAVALGLARLVEKGADDHTPIVLCPSDHVMDDEAAFYRAVQIGLKALHRGKLVTFGVVPDSPETGYGYIQSGDEHDGWRDVRRFVEKPDRKTAEVYLRQGTYLWNAGIFLFRLGDMIEAFREFLPSIFAAMEGGSKAVSDAFRDFPSLSLDYGVMEKATNVAVVPLDAGWSDLGSWDAVYDRSPKDAEGNAVMGDVLLQDSSGCLVRGDRRLVTLVGTHDLSVVDTADALYISPRGRSQDVREIVARLKKDERRELWQTPEAARRWGEYRILHEGDGVKVKRLTVFPGKSLSLQYHYHRTEHWVVVRGIAQVTRGEETLYLREGESTFIEKKQLHRLSNPGRIPLEVIEVQNGAYLGEDDIVRIDVHGDNVQ
- a CDS encoding glycosyltransferase is translated as MALFSSVFCRRAASVQRSPSGSSVDPGELAVRIAHLLPGLNVGGVERHVVDLTSEQIRAGHDVTVISHGGRMVSELPSRVEHVCLPVHRKDPLTGGICALRLAWKARSQGWQVLHAHSRVPAWVAWWASSLSGVPFVVTAHAMYSLNRGLIPYKRAHGAVCVSRTVMEYLTDWLPPTVQVIPHGTPIPGVRWSPRSGDGPVRFLYVGRLTKVKGVDFLVSLFCRNLARDPRWTLEIVGEGPLEGELRSLVTASGQEKRVSFSGYCDDVPEKLAQCDCCLLPSRSEGAGLVLLTALAVGTPVLAADIPAFREIYPDKELIAPTAGAWRRAILDHMEKPSGCFFEPRSDVLPSISQMAHRVQNFYENVCSLRKGGSVR
- a CDS encoding DegT/DnrJ/EryC1/StrS aminotransferase, yielding MYRIPLVKNTFLHEQETKNALARFVEQADIFSMGTQCRAFESDFARYQGRSHAVLFNSGGSANLALLQALKNERKLKNGDRIGFSAVTWSTNIMPIVQLGMVPVALDCSRDTLNVDSRDVERCMDKLDLKALFITNALGFAGDLDRIRDICEDRRLLLLEDNCESLGSELKGTKLGNFGLGSSFSFFVSHHMSTVEGGMVCTDDPDLAAMLKLVRANGWDRNLTDDEKQTLRGQYGVDSELDAKYTFYDLGYNLRPTEITGFLGRRQLSYLPLSIVRRERAYLRMEEAMAQNSDLLTVRRDHLSRISNFAVPILCRTPDLRRTYADKLSAAGVEIRPLIAGNIQRQPFYRRYASVLRDLPEADFIHDCGLYCGNHPDYDDEELTFLEGCLGGQA
- a CDS encoding nucleoside-diphosphate sugar epimerase, whose amino-acid sequence is MTTGSKGPSLVVILSDGIRGHLFQSRGVASHLAELCGAFSVEMNVPSYKGCRRFWVLKVLGRALLRAGSVKARRWLRFAGSDAQTLLSRYRMALDERGVSGKESLVISAGSSAAPLTLALARAMGGKSCTLMTPSILGTSPFDYAVVPSHDGTKNGRILETLGAPNSVNRSNLADQAQEMLNDYPGDDVRWGVLVGGDDQNYRLSPLWTDRIVGELLRIAEDREVSLYITTSRRTSPATEARLKALCQGNDRVAMLLLASQSDDNPVPGILGACQKIFCTEDSVSMISEAATAGTNVYLLRVGRKKGWRRILQGLTERLVGWRLLSERSLWGAPRFDRMIDQFIERGLIAEMPSDVAAWRSFLQSFVAEPPQFNEARRAARWILENWR
- a CDS encoding GDP-fucose synthetase — its product is MKKIYVAGHRGMAGSAIVRALKDRGIRDILTRTRRELDLLDQKATENFFIENRPEVVVLAAARVGGIGANVADPYGFLYENLQIQNNVINGAAKNGVKKLVFLGSSCIYPRECPQPMKEDFLLTGSLEPTNEGYALAKIAGLRLVQYLVQQYGISGLCVMPCNLYGPGDSFDPENAHVIAALVRRFVEAKKKGAPTVTLWGTGQARREFLHVDDMAEAVMLLMDRWEGPGIVNVGSGEDVTIAQLAETVRKAAGYHGDILWDSSMPDGMPRKCLDVSILRKLGFSPKYDLARGVVEMVSLYCQREERQ
- the gmd gene encoding GDP-mannose 4,6-dehydratase, translating into MKKALITGITGQDGAYLSKFLLDKGYEVHGMKRRSSLFNTGRIDNLFRDPHEEGRGLVLHYGDLTDSSNIVRLLQEIKPDEIYNLAAQSHVKVSFETPEYTANGDGLGVLRLLEGIRILGLEDSTRFYQASTSELYGKVQEVPQRESTPFYPRSPYAAAKLYGYWITVNYREAYGIYGCNGILFNHESPLRGETFVTRKITRAAARISLGLQSKLYLGNLDAKRDWGHARDYVEAMWFMLQQDEPDDFVIATGETHSVREFVNLAFEKTGIHLTWSGTGVDEKGLNSETGETLVEVDPRYFRPTEVELLLGDPSKAREKLGWKRKVSFEDLVAEMVSHDLDLFQKDILCRDAGYTICPAIEELT